A single window of [Clostridium] hylemonae DSM 15053 DNA harbors:
- a CDS encoding ABC transporter permease, with translation MADKNRSKPEFFGGMLARRWLLFFTAATAIVFGIISPAFLQVTNLLNILSNACIVGVMGVGLTCIFATGELDFSAGAQVSLASCLMAVILGRTSFHNYIGAVLLTLLVLGLVGIYNAFLHVKIGIPAFIATLGTSYLVKGAAKALTNSKNVNNLSAWPKEFTFMGQGYLFGIIPMPVVILVIAGALILFYTEYTRAGKYLYAVGANPTACDYIGIDGRMQKVKGFVITAVLCGLAGIMQGSQMNAASPTLGENMFVPALTTVFLGAAYGKIGVFNVPGTLVGAVLYALINQGLLMITSELWLKNYVQGGMLLFALIMVVVIRSKGHKK, from the coding sequence ATGGCGGATAAAAATAGATCAAAGCCGGAATTTTTCGGCGGAATGTTGGCACGGCGCTGGCTGCTGTTCTTTACAGCGGCAACGGCAATTGTATTTGGGATCATCTCTCCCGCGTTCCTGCAGGTCACCAACTTGCTGAATATATTGAGCAACGCCTGCATCGTGGGTGTTATGGGGGTGGGACTTACCTGTATATTTGCGACAGGGGAACTGGACTTTTCGGCAGGGGCGCAGGTGTCTCTGGCGTCCTGTCTGATGGCGGTCATATTAGGAAGGACTTCCTTTCATAATTATATCGGGGCGGTACTTCTTACACTTCTGGTCCTTGGCCTTGTTGGAATATACAATGCATTTCTGCATGTGAAGATCGGGATCCCGGCTTTCATTGCAACGCTCGGGACATCGTATCTTGTCAAAGGAGCGGCAAAAGCGCTTACTAACAGTAAAAATGTAAACAATCTTTCGGCATGGCCGAAGGAGTTCACGTTTATGGGACAAGGGTATCTGTTCGGTATCATCCCGATGCCGGTCGTGATACTGGTGATCGCGGGGGCGCTGATCCTGTTCTATACAGAGTATACGAGGGCCGGAAAATATCTTTATGCGGTAGGGGCAAACCCGACGGCCTGTGATTACATAGGAATAGACGGCAGGATGCAGAAGGTGAAAGGGTTTGTTATCACAGCTGTCTTGTGCGGGCTGGCAGGGATCATGCAGGGGTCTCAGATGAATGCCGCATCCCCTACGCTTGGGGAGAACATGTTTGTCCCCGCTCTGACAACCGTATTCCTGGGCGCCGCCTATGGGAAGATCGGGGTGTTTAATGTGCCGGGGACACTTGTCGGCGCCGTGCTGTATGCTCTGATCAATCAGGGGCTTCTGATGATCACAAGCGAGCTGTGGCTTAAGAATTATGTACAGGGCGGGATGCTTCTGTTCGCGCTCATCATGGTGGTGGTGATTCGGTCAAAAGGACATAAAAAATAA
- a CDS encoding 2-hydroxyacid dehydrogenase, with protein MTKIVFVSEGLITKQDLEVRGIPQMFDEFKEYGVEYAFTEDLGALNKAGGNMREANLRLEKEGPDWVEHTPQFLESIRDADIIIMHYSGADRRFFEAAQRLKLLCVMRSGVENVDMKAAKEHGVTVCASPGRAAEPVADFAVTLMLALMRRLPRNDMGGKGEWKDSVMGLEGMMKNSTVSLLGFGAIARKVAKRLQGFGCSIITYDPWADPETAKKMDVEIVGTIEELFQRADFLSVHARLTPENHGMINERLLTLMKPTAYLVNTARAGLIDEEALIKALEEHVIAGAGIDVFSDEPLPDGHPFLKLDNIIATPHVAGNGGDFILRSIESPLNEIRHYFKEEPYSYKMN; from the coding sequence ATGACAAAAATAGTATTTGTATCTGAAGGGCTGATTACAAAACAGGATCTGGAAGTAAGAGGCATTCCTCAGATGTTTGACGAATTTAAAGAATACGGGGTCGAGTATGCGTTTACAGAGGATCTGGGCGCGCTCAATAAAGCGGGCGGGAACATGCGGGAGGCGAATCTGCGGCTGGAGAAAGAAGGGCCGGACTGGGTGGAACATACTCCGCAGTTCCTGGAGTCGATCAGAGATGCGGATATAATCATCATGCATTATTCCGGCGCGGACAGACGGTTTTTTGAAGCGGCACAGCGGTTGAAACTGCTCTGTGTCATGAGAAGCGGAGTAGAAAATGTAGACATGAAAGCGGCCAAGGAGCACGGCGTTACTGTATGTGCATCACCCGGGCGTGCGGCAGAACCGGTAGCTGATTTTGCGGTAACTTTAATGCTGGCCCTGATGCGAAGACTGCCCCGGAACGATATGGGGGGAAAAGGGGAATGGAAGGATTCTGTGATGGGTCTGGAAGGAATGATGAAAAATTCCACGGTAAGCCTTCTGGGATTTGGCGCCATCGCCCGGAAGGTGGCAAAGAGACTGCAGGGATTTGGATGCAGCATCATAACCTACGATCCGTGGGCGGACCCGGAAACAGCAAAGAAAATGGACGTGGAGATAGTAGGCACGATAGAAGAATTATTCCAGAGAGCCGATTTTCTCTCGGTACATGCCAGGCTGACCCCAGAGAATCACGGGATGATAAATGAGCGGCTTCTTACGCTGATGAAACCGACGGCATATTTGGTCAACACAGCGAGGGCCGGCCTGATCGACGAAGAGGCGCTTATAAAGGCGCTGGAAGAACACGTGATAGCGGGCGCGGGCATCGATGTATTTTCGGATGAGCCTCTGCCGGACGGACATCCGTTTCTGAAGCTGGACAACATTATAGCCACACCTCATGTGGCGGGAAACGGCGGAGACTTTATCCTGAGGTCAATAGAAAGTCCGCTCAATGAGATCCGGCATTATTTTAAGGAGGAACCATATTCCTATAAGATGAATTAG